The genomic DNA acctaaaacaaacaaaaatcccattttatgtcaattttaaaacaattaaacttcgtatgtaaaattttttaaagtttttttatttgaattaaataatataacatctAAATAAGTGTGTagcatttttaaaactacttagggaacaataaaataatgcatattaGTGAAAATAACTTGTGTTTTAGTATCactaattaaatgaataaattaccaCTATCCCataactgaatatatttttataattatgtaagaaAATCATAGaggttacaaatttgtttattttttataggaaaCAATACTAGTgttctaaagtaaaattaaatatattgagttgtactactttatttcatttgtattgaTCAACCCCTGTACCAACTGAAGGTATCGTTTATTTTCAGATTCTGGAGAAGACGCCAAATCTGCCTGGAAGAAGCTGAGAAACAACCACAGAGATGCTCTGCGACGCCGTAAGCGTATGAATAAAAGTGGTGCAGCAGCAGCAGACATCAAACCATGGAAGTTCGAAGCCCAAATGGAATTTTTGTTGCAGTTCATTGTTAATGAAAATCGTGGGACAAATTTCACCAGCCACGACAACAATGCTGAGGTTGAGGAATTGACAGAAGAAGTACTGGACGAGGAGGCTGTAGACAACCCCGATGAACAGGTTGTTGGCGAATTTGATGGTCTCCTAAGACAAAACGAAGCTGATGTGGGAGAAGATACTTCAACCAAGAAGCGTACACACTCACCATTGGAAAAACCTCCATCTCCAACTAAGAAGCCAACAAACGCGCCATCGGAAAAACCACCATCGGCAAAGAAACCCAGGACAATTAAAAAAGGAGAAATCGACAGTTTAATTGTTAAGTCGCTTGAACTGCGTGAACAAAGACAACAAGAACGGGATCGGGCAAGAAAAGCAATGGCAGCAAAAATCGCTCCGCCAAACGATGAActctatttgttttttatgtcaaTGTATGAGTTGACAAAAAAATGCCTCCTTCTTCACAACACATCGTAAGAAGTAACGTTTTTTCTGCGGTTTCTCAAGAAGAAGCACGTTTACTAAACATCCAGGTAAACCCGATTGCTCCACCAGCGCCCCAGCAACAGTCTTATATTCTTAGTGGACACAATAGTCAGCCTCACCCTGGAAATGACCAACAGCTCAACTGGTGGTGGCCACAAGCAACGTCTCCAAGTACCACTACCTCTAACTCATCAATGGAACCTACCAGTTTCAACTAATTACTTTAGTGTAGTTTAAAGTCTATGTAAAGAGCAActgtattaataaactttaaacataccttaaaaaaatGGTGAGTTTTTCTCCAGTTCCCACGGGCTTTTGGGCGTTACATCCGTCTGAGGCTATTAACGGCCTAATCAACCGGTGTACTTCTTCAAACTCTTCTCTGCTAAGTCgacaaaagtttttaaactgttctGGTAATAGTTCTTTTGTCATTGCAAATGCTCCATGTGTGTTCCTTTTTTTCAAGTAAGCACTTTTCACTCGCTTTGTCCTCCTCGACTTAATGTACAGCGATAGTAAAAATGAATCAAACTCATTATCCGAATCTGATTCTGAGCTTAAATCAAGGAATCTTGAAAACATTGTCACAAACACAAAACACCAAAGTACGTCCACCTGCGTCGAACTGCAGGACGAGACTGTCTCCCAATATGCGTTATAAACTGTGCGACACGTTTCTGCCCTGCCCTGTTCTGCCCTGCGCACCCGTGTCGCACAGCTCAACGTGCGCCCCGACTAAggaacgttggcggggagaagtggcgtgacctcagtagccaataggatcTATTTCAAAAGTATGGTCTCATATGACGTCACATACATgtaaccgccaacggccagattgacaatcaacattcctatcttaacaaatatattttagatagctgactatttatattggATTCAGATATATACACCACAGTACAATGTATATAAGAATTTAAGAGATAGTAGGTCAGAACATGCTCTATTGGCTTATAATACCTATTTAGGTTGTAAACGCAATTATAGGTCTGATTTAAAGAGAGCAAAAAGGCAGGCCTGTGAGAGTTACATTGAAGCAGCCCCAAATAAATGTAAGGCAGCCTGGGAAATCATTAAACAGGAAAAATTCTAGCGGCAACTCTCAAGCAGTAACACTTGATGCAAAACGAATCAATGATTTCTTCTTAAATTCAATCCATCAACTTTCAAATGGTATTCCACCCACTAACACCTCATATTATGATCTGTTGGGCGATAGATCAGTTCcttctgaaacattttttttgccAAACAGTTGAGCCAAATGAAGTAGAAAAGATTACAGCAAAACTCTCAAACTCtaaaattatggatttttattGGATGTCAAATTACTTGGTCAAAAAAAACTATTCCTTTCATTAAAGAACCACTAACATTCGTTTTTAACCCGGGATTACTCGCGCCCGTAAAACTCCCGCGATCGCTCGCGCCGTTAGGGCGCTCCTAACATTTGACATTCTTCTACAAATTgatgtatatgttgtatatacacatagtataggaaataaataaattgttaacacaTCTCAAATCAcacattaacatgttttattttaatttttaacttatttgtttataaaaaatgcatttatgaacaaaaatttccaaacttttactttttccaaatcaccttattttaaacaatatagaatataaaaatttagtataatatagaaataatgtagaattaataattgttaacacaTCTCAAATCAcacattaacatgttttattttaatttttaacttatttgtttataaaaaatgcatttatgaacaaaaatttccaaacttttactttttccaaatcaccttattttaaacaatatagaatataacaatttagtataatatagaaataatgtagaattaataattattgttaacacATCTCAAATCAcacattaacatgttttattttaatttttaacttatttgtttataaaaaatgcatttataaacaaaaatttccaaacttttactttttccaaatcaccttattttaaacaatatagaatataaaaaatttagtataatatagaaataatgtagaattaataatatagaaataatgtagaattaataatatagaaataataagaagaataagaaataataagaaataatatagaaAGTATACAACCTCACAAAACTTTAGTTATTGAAAAAACCACGAACGTTGAGTCTGCATTTATTACTCTGATTCGGAGGCAGGGTTTTCATCACAGAGGTGACATCTCAAAATTGTTTTTGCCGTGTGGTCTCCACATACCTTTCGGCCGCATGAATCACAGGTTTTTGTGGTGAACCTATTCTTTCTGACTGGGCAATAGGCACATCTTCCTCTCTCTTCTTGGGGTCTTGCAGGTGCGTAGTTTGCTTGGCCACCTGTCAGGCATCTTATTTTCCCTTGAAGATCTGTGGGCAGTGTGACTATAGATCCTCGGCGAATCATGTGTGGTTTTATGAGCACTTTAGCCAAGTCGCTCAAGAAAATTCTACGTTTTTTGAGGTCATtagtattgtttttgtaaattacttgAGCATTTATGGCTCCTACATTAAGCAGACCCCCAAATACGGTAAAGGGCCACCTGTTGCTTATTCTTGTAACACTATATTCGCTCTTAAGTCTGTCAACCACATCCACTCCACCCTTGgtcatattataaaatgtgatgATTGAAGGTTTAGCAGCGTCTCCAAAGTCTGGATCGATCTCATCATCTGTATGCATCGTTGACGCCATTAGCACATTCTTGTTTGGCGTCTTATCTGGTATGTACGATACAATAGTACACACATTTGGTGTTTTCCCAAAAGCAAACATAGAGCTACACTTTGGCCTATGTTTTATTGCTAATAGTTCTTCGGGAAGTTCTGGCTTATTTTTTCGGATGGTTCCGACAACAGTAAGTCTGTGATTTGAGTATAAATCATTCAACAATGGCACACTCGTAAAATAATTGTCCATAGTGACATTTCTGCCACTATTGTCGATTGGTTGGACAATTCTTTTTACCACACTACTGGCATTGTTTTCAAGCTCAAAGGGACCTGGAGAGTGTTTTCCCAGCGTAAATCTCCATGTTACTGTTAAAAAAAGTCTTTCAATCAACAAGAGCATATATTTTGATGCCGTATTTCGCCGGCTTGTTAGGAATATACTGCCGAAACTTGCACCGTCCACGGAAGGCTTCCAACATTTCATCTACCGTGGCAAATTCTCCCACATTGTAACTCTGTTTACACAAACTTACAAACCATTCAAAAATCCCACGTATAGGAGCTATATTGTCTGTTTGCTTTCTTTGGCCTCTGGTGATTTTATCATCAAATCGGATAGCTTGCACTAACATGTGGAAACGTCGTTTTGACatagtacatacataaatatcacCAGCAGTTCCATCGGTGGCCCACAGTTCATCAGTGTTAACGTGGTTTCCTTTTTTAACACCGATTAGATAAAGTAGACCGAAAAATGCTTGCATTTCTATAACATCGGTATTGTTACAGTCACGTTGTCGTACATAGTTTTGACGCATTTTTTCTAGCCGCTGATTTGTAAATCGAACAATGTCAGTAACCATATCATCAGGAAAAAATATCCTCCAGCAGTCTACAGGTTCTTTAATGTCCCGAAATTCTCTTGCAACAGaaggcatttttttaacaatattttgtttagcAGTTTTTCGTGGTTGTGGCTTATGGATATTCCAATTAGTGATGCCGTCTTTAGATGTATAGTACGCACGTACCTGATCAACAGGTCGTTTTCTTTGCTGAGGTTGTACTTGATCTACAACTGGAAGAACAGGCTGTGCATCCTCTTCATCCGATTGTTCTGTATCCGTATTATGAGCATTGTGCTCAGATTCACAATCAGTGTCCGATGAATTGTCTTGCAGGTCTACATTATTATCATCAATATCATCCAACCAACAACGAATATCATCGTCATTACTCGTTACCTGAGCCATATTGAACAAAACACATCCACGCGTCAGAAACACAATCACCACACGGACAGTTCCGCGATCACTCGCGCCGTTAGATCTGGGCTAACACTAGCAGTCACATGAACGCTCGCGCAGTTAGGCGGACACTAACAAAGCGGAGCACGCTCCTTCCCCCCTCCACTGCTACCATCCCCAACACACTAAAATTCCCCAACTACTGTGGTGGTTGGTTAGGCTACTAACGAAACCATTATTCAACGCTCAGTcacatatattcataattaaaaaaaatttcttcagagGAACTAAAAATGTTAGATTCAATCTAATAGCGCGAGTAATCCCGGGTAATCATGTCTGCTTTGGGGTACatcagtattatttttgtataatatgtagGCATTGAGCAAAGCCATAtctagaaaattttcaaaaagttttttccaGTATTTCTTTGTTGGGCGTGTTGATGTTGTGTGATAAATTGATTTGTCCTTGACATCAACACCACCCATAGACAAATTGTACTAATTTATAGTTCTGACTTTAGAGCCTCAATCCCACTTTTCGTGCTTCTGATAATTTTATCGTTGGCAGGAAATGCTGTTGATAAAAGGTATACTGGTTTACGTGTCCTTCTTCTGCTTATAGCCTACAAGCAGAATCTTGTCCTTTCTGTAATAAACAGATTGTAGAGGTTCCAATTTTTGTGTGACAAGATTTTTTGATAAACCTTtggagtttttatttatagtccCAGTCATATAAGTTTGGTTTTGAATTAGTTGTTCTGCAAGTGGCACCTTCGTATAAAAATTATCAGTGTACAAATGGTATCCTTTATTTAGTAGGTTACACACTGTCAAAAGATGCATCACCACTTTCTGAGTGAATGGAGCTTGGACTTGATTATCCTCTAAAAACCCTTTCCCACTATACATCTCTGAATGAAGAACATAGCTCGTTTCGCTGTCacataattcaaactttttaattccGAAGCGAGCATGCCGCTTATTCGGCATATACTGAATGAAAGAACACCTGTTCTTCATTCCAACCATAGATTCGTCTATGGAAATGTTTTGCCCAGGTAcgaaatacattttcaaacaagCATTCAAATGGTCATAAAAATGCCTGACCCTTAGGAATTCGTTTCAGTGAACTAAGGTGAAAATTTGATCTTATTGCCTCAAATCTGTTTATACCCATTGTTTCTGAATAAAAAGGACTTTTTTGAGATTTCCGAGTCGACCagtaatgtttgtaattattcttATAGCTTAGGCCCATATTTATTATGATGGCAATGTATcgttttcatttctgttttggTGACCTCAACCcattttgtcagcctactgaacCGAGAAATTGTACCAGAGTTTCTCTTATTCGTAATTTTGTCTTGTGCATACAAGTTTGTCTCCCTTGTCATCATAGACCATAtgaattcagaaaaaaacaaataaaaatatttcaatgggGTGCTATTTTTTTTCAGGCAAATTTTTTACCCGTGTCATTCTGACGCGAAATTGGTTTCCTAAATTAACTTCAGGTTCTGGGGGAAAACCCATAACCCATATGGTAGGTTGAGGGTTTTGTTGTGCAGATTGATCACTGTAATCACTTTCATTGTCAGAGACATCAGATAAATTGTGTGCTGAGGTTTGAGCCAAGTTAGTCTGAGGCCTACCAATACTCGAAGTAGGTTGattatttacttgaatattattgtCTGAGTCACTATACTGATTTTGATCCAAATTAGGATCGTACTCTTCCCCACTACCTGAAGAATGATCTAGCAATGATGGAGATAAATCAGAAGCTGGCAAATCTTCCAAATCCGTGCCTACATCACTGTTACGTCCATTGTCTACGTCAGATTCATCACTTGAAATATCAAGTAGACAAGCTCGTGTATTTGACTTGAACGGCTTAGTTCACTCATATTTACGAACAATAACCAacatacaaactaaataaaacaactaaacccACTAATATAACCATCAAACGACATAaccaacaacaataacaacactGCCGAACGACGTAGTGTCTCAGACACGCGAATGAGAGACGCCGTGAATCAGCTGATGGTGAATGAcgtaatactattatttatatgtacttgAAAATATACGACATAGAGTATCAAGTAAAGGAACTCTTtctaaactgtttaaaatatagtataaaatatagctgGATTCCGATACTAGTTATAATTTTACGTCGTTTTTCACGAACGGCTCGGACCGAGCCGTTATCGATTCAGACGGGGTCCCTAACAGCTCGGTCCGAGCTGctatcacttggagggttaatgaTTTGCCAAAAAATGTATCTGTGGGTGCTGTtatttatgcagatgacacttctCTCTTCTCCTGTAATAAGAATCTCATCAATCTTCAAATGACCATGAAATCAGGGGAAGATGAAGCCTTGAATTGGTTCTCCTCAAATAGATTGCTTTGTAATCAagataaaacccaaaatattatattaagcttATCAGCTCAAACTCAGGAGGTTCAATCAGCAAAGTTACTTGGCATGTacattgattcaaaattaaattggtcTCATCACATTAAAAACCTGTGCTGTAGGATCTCTAGGGTTAGTTACCTGATTTGGAAATTGAGAGACATTGTTACTATAGAATATTTAAGAACAGcatattttggtttgtttcagTCCCATATTTCTTATGGTCTGATTCTTTGGGGTCATGCAACATCTGTGAGAGATCTTTTGTTGATTCAAAAGAGAGTTATAAGAACTATTTGTAGAGCAGGTCCTTTTGATCATTGCCGACCACTTTTTGTTCATTTGGGGATATTAACCGTtatcaatctttatatttttcaggtATTAGTATACACAAAATCTAACCTACACTTATTCCTCACCAGGCAAGACATACATGTACATAATACAAGAAACAAGTTTAAGCTCATTATTCCTCAGCATAGATTAACTAAAATTGGTTCATCTCTTAAgataaattgtgtaaacttttttaacaaaattagatGAGTCTGCGCAAGCAGTATCTCTTTACTGTGTTTAAAAGTAAGCTAATGAATTGGCTGTTGAGTAATCCATTCTATACATTAGCTGAATTTCTCAACTGTGAAGTAGATTTAATGTTCTGTTGATTCTACATTGACTTGTCTTATGCAGAGCTCTTATATGATTATTGCATAATTGtactttcatatttcatattttataattttaaattatgacgatgtattttattactgtgcttttatattttagtattttaatttatgacaatgcCTATTTCATGTATGCAAATGTGATCAacggcaataaataatttaatttgatttgatttgaccgccttcttcttccgaggggatatCCGCGtggattacagagtcgatttcgtctgcttgtactggaccgtctccgtcaatctcaAACTCGGTGTgggtgaggaaggcccctcatttgcatttcgatgacgaaGACTATATAGTTCGTGCAgtcgaacatcgctccgctccggagtttgatctggaagatTCTGCAAGTCGTGCTAGGTCACTGCGTCCACTACCGTGAGGACACGTGTATATGATCAGTTTTAAAGAGTGTTGTAGTCCAACGTTGGCTGTGTCATTTTTCTCCGAATcggtgtttaaaaaatgttcaaacttccAATTCCCACGTCGATGTGTCCTATGCTGTGGAAATTGTATGTAGTGTTGTTGGAAGTATACTTAGTGTTAGTGAAAGTATACGTTATGTCACTAGGACTAGGCATATATTCATCTCaggttttaaataggttaaatgatatttcaaattaaatatcactGCATTGAAGGCTCACACTTCTTCGCACATGGGATAGtcaatcatattaaaacaaagcaaatcactttgatacgttaatttattttgatgtaatacaAACAACTAATTGTACTCACTTTGCTGTATTTCATTTTCGCAGTTTACTGAAGCATTTCTGCGCAAGTAGTTGTGCATAACGCAAGCTGCTTTAACGACATCAACAACGGTTGTAACTTTAATCTCAAATGGTCTTTGGAAAACGCGGAAGCGTGAGGCTAGGATGCCAAATGCACATTCTACAGTTTGTCTTGCTCGTGAGAgcctataattaaaaactttattttcatgaTTGGTTGTGACTTTTTTTCTCGGGTACGGTCTCATCAAGTTGACCATCAGTGGGAATGCCTCATCCCTTACAAATACGTAGGGCAATGTATGTTGAAAAGTAGGTAGCTGAGAAGGGGAGGGGAGTTGTAGATTCCCCATAACCATTTTCTTTTCCAATTCACAACTTGAAAAAATACTTTCATCGCTAAATCTTCCCATGGATCCTACAtcaatgaaagtaaattttttgtttgcatCTACAGCTGACAATAAGACAATGGAGAAGTCGTGTTTGTAGTTGAAGTATGATGATCCAGATTTATTAGGCTTCTTAATAACGACATGCTTGCCATCTATAGCTCCTACACAATGTGGAAAATTCCACCTTGAATCAAAGTCATTGGAGATCGACTTCCACATGTCTTCTGTTGGCTGTGGTAAATAAATCTGTTGCATAGCTTTCCATATTGCGACCGAAACCTCACTCACAATCTTAGCTACTGTCCTGTCTCCCATGCGAAAAGAGTAGCCCAAGCTTTTATAACTATCCCCAGAGGCCAGAtacctaaaacaaacaaaaatcccattttatgtcaatttttaaaacaattaaacttcgtatgtaaaattttttaaagtttttttatttgaattaaataatataacatctAAATAAGTGTGTagcatttttaaaactacttagggaacaataaaataatgcatattaGTGAAAATAACTTGTGTTTTAGTATCactaattaaatgaataaattaccaCTATCCCataactgaatatatttttataattatgtaagaaAATCATAGaggttacaaatttgtttattttttataggaaaCAATACTAGTgttctaaagtaaaattaaatatattgagttgtactactttatttcatttgtattgaTCAACCCCTGTACCAACTGAAGGTATCGTTTATTTTCAGATTCTGGAGAAGACGCCAAATTTGCCTGGAAGAAGCTGAGAAACAACCACAGAGATGCTCTGCGACGCCGTAAGCGTATGAATAAAAGTGGTGCAGCAGCAGCAGACATCAAACCATGGAAGTTCGAAGCCCAAATGGAATTTTTGTTGCAGTTCATTGTTAATGAAAATCGTGGGACAAATTTCACCAGCCACGACAACAATGCTGAGGTTGAGGAATTGACAGAAGAAGTACTGGACGAGGAGGCTGTAGACAACCCCGATGAACAGGTTGTTGGCGAATTTGATGGTCTCCTAAGACAAAACGAAGCTGATGTGGGAGAAGATACTTCAACCAAGAAGCGTACACACTCACCATTGGAAAAACCTCCATCTCCAACTAAGAAGCCAACAAACGCGCCATCGGAAAAACCACCATCGGCAAAGAAACCCAGGACAATTAAAAAAGGAGAAATCGACAGTTTAATTGTTAAGTCGCTTGAACTGCGTGAACAAAGACAACAAGAACGGGATCGGGCAAGAAAAGCAATGGCAGCAAAAATCGCTCCGCCAAACGATGAActctatttgttttttatgtcaaTGTATGAGTTGACAAAAAAATGCCTCCTTCTTCACAACACATCGTAAGAAGTAACGTTTTTTCTGCGGTTTCTCAAGAAGAAGCACGTTTACTAAACATCCAGGTAAACCCGATTGCTCCACCAGCGCCCCAGCAACAGTCTTATATTCTTAGTGGACACAATAGTCAGCCTCACCCTGGAAATGACCAACAGCTCAACTGGTGGTGGCCACAAGCAACGTCTCCAAGTACCACTACCTCTAACTCATCAATGGAACCTACCAGTTTCAACTAATTACTTTAGTGTAGTTTAAAGTCTATGTAAAGAGCAActgtattaataaactttaaacataccttaaaaaaatGGTGAGTTTTTCTCCAGTTCCCACGGGCTTTTGGGCGTTACATCCGTCTGAGGCTATTAACGGCCTAATCAACCGGTGTACTTCTTCAAACTCTTCTCTGCTAAGTCgacaaaagtttttaaactgttctGGTAATAGTTCTTTTGTCATTGCAAATGCTCCATGTGTGTT from Homalodisca vitripennis isolate AUS2020 unplaced genomic scaffold, UT_GWSS_2.1 ScUCBcl_246;HRSCAF=1760, whole genome shotgun sequence includes the following:
- the LOC124370490 gene encoding uncharacterized protein LOC124370490 is translated as MFAFGKTPNVCTIVSYIPDKTPNKNVLMASTMHTDDEIDPDFGDAAKPSIITFYNMTKGGVDVVDRLKSEYSVTRISNRWPFTVFGGLLNVGAINAQVIYKNNTNDLKKRRIFLSDLAKVLIKPHMIRRGSIVTLPTDLQGKIRCLTGGQANYAPARPQEERGRCAYCPVRKNRFTTKTCDSCGRKVCGDHTAKTILRCHLCDENPASESE